A genomic region of Miscanthus floridulus cultivar M001 chromosome 3, ASM1932011v1, whole genome shotgun sequence contains the following coding sequences:
- the LOC136545726 gene encoding ATG8-interacting protein 1-like, whose translation MADDNEVTGVSPVADEWDMLSLTSSIYASPLFRRGFDPINLPRYGDVINIQEGTQTGLVMSDGFVFPPSEHENLPIEPEHENLPIEPEHGESNTNSDGKESSCAGNNDDDWCHVSPEEIDGISNENLSDNSDLPAVSEATVPDSHPTEINAKREKDHTTCKAVLPCERWWKRKTTYLFHHIKGVTTVCSVVAAGAVVGFVVMGQRWQQDHWHLHQFKFSVSGESMSRVIGAFSRLKDGLPGSEQLRSLLPTPVLPQQPLSA comes from the exons ATGGCAGATGACAATGAGGTCACTGGAGTGTCACCTGTGGCTGATGAATGGGATATGCTATCCCTGACTTCATCAATATATGCTAGTCCGTTATTCCGAAGAGGATTTGATCCAATTAATTTGCCTCGATATGGGGATGTGATTAATATTCAGGAAGGCACACAAACTGGATTAGTCATGTCAGATGGCTTTGTGTTCCCTCCAAGTGAGCATGAGAATTTGCCGATAGAACCAGAGCATGAGAATTTGCCAATAGAACCAGAGCATGGTGAATCAAATACAAACAGCGATGGAAAGGAAAGTAGTTGTGCTGGAAATAACGATGATGACTGGTGTCATGTATCACCTGAAGAAATTGATGGCATAAGTAATGAAAATCTATCTGACAACAGTGACTTGCCTGCTGTCAGTGAAGCTACCGTACCAGATTCCCACCCCACAGAAATAAATGCTAAGCGAGAGAAAGATCATACGACATGCAAGGCTGTTCTTCCTTGTGAAAGATGGTGGAAAAGGAAAACCACTTATCTATTTCATCATATAAAAGGAGTGACTACAGTCTGCTCTGTTGTGGCAGCTGGTGCTGTTGTTGGTTTTGTTGTAATGGGTCAGAGGTGGCAGCAGGACCATTGGCACCTTCATCAATTTAAGTTCAGTGTCAGTGGTGAG AGCATGAGTCGAGTCATTGGAGCGTTCAGTCGTTTGAAGGATGGGCTTCCTGGGAGTGAGCAGCTAAGATCTCTGCTGCCGACTCCAGTACTCCCGCAACAGCCACTGAGCGCTTGA
- the LOC136545727 gene encoding putative cyclin-dependent kinase F-2, with amino-acid sequence MDPSAPLFPVPSSCSPAPQDSDRAFLMASAAAAATATRKRPAPDGTDTGGGGAGRKSKQARMITLGSIGDYETQEAIGAGSFGVVVKARHRGTGEAVAIKCARKAPNSNSNLRRILREAGCMAACRGHPSVVDIRDVVVDAATGDAFLVMELVAGGSLLRLQRTRPRFSEGETRAFMRQLLRGAARMHGAGIIHRDIKPGNILVSGGGFALKICDLGLATPTARPAEGTATAYAYPERRVGTLLYRSPEQLAGRRDYGPGVDVWALGCVMAELLTGRLMFDEETEDGMVARVTELGHALAERRLQAFDDWSTFQGLPHLSRGAREVLACLLAVQPRDRLTAAAALQHPWFAEEEEEKEKEHPVATCRSAGRAARSSNASVVTVVV; translated from the coding sequence ATGGATCCGTCCGCGCCCCTCTTTCCCGTTCCCTCGTCCTGCTCCCCCGCGCCCCAAGACTCCGACCGGGCTTTCCTcatggcgtcggcggcggcggcggcgaccgcgaCGCGCAAGCGCCCGGCGCCCGACGGCACGgacaccggtggtggtggtgccggcCGCAAGAGCAAGCAGGCGCGGATGATCACGCTGGGGAGCATCGGCGACTACGAGACGCAGGAGGCGATCGGGGCGGGCAGCTTCGGCGTGGTGGTCAAGGCGCGGCACCGCGGCACGGGCGAGGCGGTGGCCATCAAGTGTGCCCGCAAGGCGCCCAATAGCAACAGCAACCTCCGCCGCATCCTCCGTGAGGCCGGCTGCATGGCGGCCTGCCGCGGCCACCCGTCGGTCGTGGACATCCGGGACGTCGTCGTGGACGCGGCCACCGGGGACGCGTTCCTCGTCATGGAGCTCGTCGCCGGCGGCAGCCTGCTGCGCCTGCAGAGGACGCGGCCGCGCTTCTCGGAGGGCGAGACCCGCGCGTTCATGCGGCAGCTcctgcgcggcgcggcgcggatgCACGGCGCCGGGATCATCCACCGCGACATCAAGCCCGGCAACATCCTCGTGAGCGGCGGCGGCTTCGCGCTCAAGATCTGCGACCTGGGGCTCGCCACGCCGACGGCGAGGCCGGCCGAGGGGACGGCGACGGCGTACGCGTACCCGGAGCGCCGCGTGGGCACGCTGCTCTACCGCTCGCCGGAGCAGCTGGCGGGCCGCCGGGACTACGGCCCCGGCGTCGACGTCTGGGCGCTCGGGTGCGTCATGGCCGAGCTCCTCACGGGCAGGCTCATGTTCGACGAGGAGACGGAGGACGGCATGGTCGCCAGGGTGACGGAACTGGGGCACGCGCTCGCCGAGAGGAGGCTGCAGGCGTTCGACGACTGGTCGACGTTCCAGGGCCTGCCGCATCTGTCGCGGGGCGCGCGCGAGGTCCTCGCCTGCCTGCTTGCCGTCCAGCCACGGGACAGGCTCACCGCCGCGGCCGCGCTCCAGCATCCGTGGTtcgccgaggaagaagaagagaaggagaaggagcatCCTGTGGCCACCTGCCGCAGCGCAGGCAGAGCAGCTCGGAGTAGCAATGCTAGTGTAGTGACCGTCGTGGTTTGA
- the LOC136543740 gene encoding thaumatin-like protein 1b codes for MAMDGAVSDLHLIVFFAFLLRTHGATAVKFTFRNNCPETVWPATLTSSGPAFPTTGFPLPPGASVSFSGVGATWSGRVWGRYRCTATSSPGGARFSCESGDCGTVQVACNGAGGSPPATLAEFTLGGGGGGGNKLDFYDVSNVDGFNLPVEIEPAAGGRCRSTSCPADINRVCPSELAVRAAAAAARKDGGDGGGSGDDAVVGCKSACLAFGTDEYCCRGKFASPATCRPSSYSELFKAQCPQAYSYAYDDRSSTFTCNGTVDYQLTFCPASGTRGRTALPTHGNNL; via the exons ATGGCCATGGACGGAGCTGTGTCTGATCTCCATCTCATCGTCTTCTTTGCCTTCCTTCTCAGGACACATG GTGCGACGGCGGTGAAGTTCACCTTCCGCAACAACTGCCCGGAGACCGTCTGGCCGGCGACGCTGACCTCCAGCGGCCCCGCGTTCCCGACCACCGGCTTCCCCCTGCCGCCGGGAGCCTCCGTCTCCTTCTCCGGCGTGGGCGCGACGTGGTCGGGCCGTGTGTGGGGCCGCTACCGCTGCacggccacctcctcccccggcgGCGCGCGTTTCTCCTGCGAGTCCGGCGACTGCGGGACGGTGCAGGTCGCGTGCAACGGTGCCGGCGGATCCCCGCCGGCTACCCTGGCCGAGTTCAcgctcggtggcggcggcggcggcggcaacaagCTGGACTTCTACGACGTGAGCAACGTCGACGGCTTCAACCTGCCCGTGGAGATCGAGCCCGCCGCCGGGGGCCGATGCCGGAGCACATCGTGCCCCGCGGACATCAACCGGGTGTGCCCGAGCGAGCTAGCGGtgagagcagcggcggcggcggcgaggaaggacggcggcgacggcggcggcagtggcgacgACGCGGTGGTGGGCTGCAAGAGCGCGTGCCTGGCGTTCGGCACGGACGAGTACTGCTGCCGCGGGAAGTTCGCGTCGCCGGCGACGTGCAGGCCGAGCAGCTACTCCGAGCTGTTCAAGGCGCAGTGCCCGCAGGCGTATAGCTACGCGTACGACGACCGGAGCAGCACCTTCACCTGCAATGGCACCGTGGACTATCAGCTCACCTTCTGCCCAGCCTCCGGCACGAGGGGTCGCACTGCACTGCCAACCCACGGGAACAACTTGTAA